AAAAACAACATGGATCTTCGGGTAACGATCGTACAAACCGAACTACACTGGCAGGATGCTGCTGCAAACCGCCACATGTTCTCCGCCAGGCTGGCAGCCGCCGCGCCCGCTACCGACCTGATCGTGCTGCCCGAGATGTTTACCACCGGCTTTAGTATGAGCGCCCCGGACTTAGCCGAAGAAACAGAAGGCCCTACCCTGGCTTGGATGCGGCAGGAGGCAAAACAGCACCAGGCTGTTATAACCGGCAGCGTGATCGTGAAGGAAGGGGATAACTACTATAACCGCCTGTTTTGGGTGCGCCCCGATGGCACCTACGCTGCTTATGACAAGCGCCACCTGTTCCGGATGGCCAACGAGCACCATACTTATACGCCCGGCCAGGAGCGATTGGTAGTGGAGCTGCAGGGCTGGCAGATCTGTCCGCTGGTATGTTATGATCTGCGCTTCCCGGTGTGGAGCCGCAACACGGGCAACGCTTACGACCTGCTGCTGTATGTGGCCAACTGGCCCAAAGCGCGCAACCTGGCCTGGAGCACCCTGCTGAAAGCACGCGCCATCGAGAACGTGGCCTATGTGGTAGGCGTGAACCGGGTGGGCACCGACGGCAACGACCATCCGTATTCCGGCGATTCGGCCATTATCCATCCCAAAGGATACGCGTTACTCGAAACCACCGAAGCAGCAGGCATTCATACCTTAACACTAAACAAACAGGAG
This window of the Pontibacter liquoris genome carries:
- a CDS encoding amidohydrolase, with product MDLRVTIVQTELHWQDAAANRHMFSARLAAAAPATDLIVLPEMFTTGFSMSAPDLAEETEGPTLAWMRQEAKQHQAVITGSVIVKEGDNYYNRLFWVRPDGTYAAYDKRHLFRMANEHHTYTPGQERLVVELQGWQICPLVCYDLRFPVWSRNTGNAYDLLLYVANWPKARNLAWSTLLKARAIENVAYVVGVNRVGTDGNDHPYSGDSAIIHPKGYALLETTEAAGIHTLTLNKQELDDFRQAFPAHLDADAFTL